A region from the Tsuneonella mangrovi genome encodes:
- the yghU gene encoding glutathione-dependent disulfide-bond oxidoreductase, producing MAEATYTPPKVWTPEGANSGRFEGVNRPTAGPRFERELPVGEHPFQLYSVGTPNGQKVTIMFEELLEAGHPGAEYDAWMIKIMEQDQFGSGFTALNPNSKIPALEDRSGATPFRVFESGAILLHLAEKFDFLLPRENPARAEVLSWLMWQMGTAPFIGGGFGHFYAYAPEKYEYAINRYTMETKRILAVADLRLAETRFLAGDKYTIADVASYPWLGILSRGEAYNDSGTFLSVHEYKNLARWVDEIDARPAVRRGRLVNRAVMPERHSAADFDALDPEVLAVKPRKS from the coding sequence TTGGCCGAAGCCACTTATACCCCGCCCAAGGTCTGGACCCCGGAGGGCGCGAACAGCGGCCGCTTCGAAGGGGTAAATCGCCCGACCGCAGGACCCCGGTTCGAACGGGAGCTCCCGGTCGGCGAGCATCCGTTCCAGCTCTATTCGGTCGGCACCCCAAACGGGCAGAAGGTCACCATCATGTTCGAGGAGCTGCTCGAGGCGGGACATCCGGGCGCGGAATACGATGCGTGGATGATAAAGATCATGGAGCAGGACCAGTTCGGGTCCGGCTTCACGGCGCTCAACCCGAACAGCAAGATCCCCGCGCTGGAGGATCGTAGTGGGGCGACGCCGTTCCGGGTGTTCGAGAGCGGAGCGATCCTGCTGCACCTGGCGGAAAAGTTCGACTTCCTGCTTCCGCGCGAGAATCCGGCCCGTGCGGAAGTTCTCAGCTGGCTGATGTGGCAGATGGGAACGGCCCCGTTCATTGGCGGCGGGTTCGGGCACTTCTATGCCTACGCGCCCGAGAAGTACGAATACGCGATCAACCGCTACACGATGGAGACCAAGCGCATCCTCGCGGTTGCTGACCTGCGGCTTGCCGAGACCCGCTTCCTTGCAGGAGACAAATACACGATCGCGGACGTCGCCAGCTACCCGTGGCTCGGCATCCTCTCGCGCGGCGAGGCCTACAACGATTCGGGCACCTTCCTGTCGGTTCACGAATACAAGAACCTTGCTCGCTGGGTCGACGAGATCGATGCACGCCCGGCGGTGCGGCGCGGCAGGCTCGTCAACCGCGCGGTTATGCCCGAACGCCACTCTGCCGCCGACTTCGATGCACTCGACCCGGAAGTTCTGGCAGTCAAACCCCGAAAGAGCTGA
- a CDS encoding cytidine deaminase translates to MTDADLINAARAAAESSYSPYSQYAVGSALLFADGSVVTGTNIENASYGLALCAETVAVAKAMDGGVRGGLVKVVVVGPHERGGGAPITPCGRCRQVLNELAQLGGTDPEVLCVAPDEVRTVRLSALLPHAFGPGSLD, encoded by the coding sequence ATGACCGACGCAGACCTGATCAACGCCGCGCGTGCCGCTGCCGAAAGTTCGTATTCACCGTATTCGCAATACGCGGTGGGGTCGGCGCTGCTGTTTGCCGACGGCTCGGTGGTGACCGGGACCAACATCGAGAACGCCAGCTATGGCCTTGCGCTGTGTGCGGAAACCGTCGCGGTTGCCAAGGCAATGGACGGCGGGGTGCGCGGCGGCCTGGTCAAGGTTGTGGTCGTCGGGCCTCACGAACGTGGAGGGGGTGCGCCGATCACGCCATGTGGGCGTTGCCGCCAGGTGCTCAACGAGCTCGCCCAGCTCGGTGGGACCGATCCGGAAGTGCTGTGCGTCGCGCCGGATGAGGTGCGCACTGTTCGGCTGAGCGCGCTGCTGCCGCACGCATTCGGGCCGGGAAGCCTCGACTGA
- a CDS encoding glycoside hydrolase family 25 protein, with protein sequence MARRKKGFGWRGRLAGAVLLAGLIGAGWLWWQLLHWTPSTADYPEQGAEIGASDGAVKFRTLRALGAEFVYLDASSGANRTDARFASNIDAAQAAGLKVGAVHDFDPCLTADPQSANFVTIVPREPRLLPPVIALDRTADKCPKKVRDAAVESELMTLINQIEAHAGKRAILKVSRRFEDRYHLAGRLDRSLWVVGTRFQPTYAGRPWLLWTANGRLETPAAGEPIRWVVVQP encoded by the coding sequence GTGGCACGCAGGAAGAAAGGCTTTGGCTGGCGTGGACGCCTTGCCGGGGCAGTGCTGCTTGCCGGGCTGATCGGGGCTGGCTGGTTGTGGTGGCAGTTGCTCCACTGGACTCCGTCGACCGCCGACTATCCGGAGCAGGGCGCAGAGATCGGTGCGTCGGACGGCGCGGTAAAGTTCCGCACCTTGCGGGCGCTGGGAGCCGAATTCGTTTATCTCGACGCCAGCAGCGGCGCGAACCGGACCGACGCCAGGTTTGCTTCCAACATCGATGCTGCACAGGCTGCCGGACTCAAGGTCGGGGCGGTGCACGATTTCGACCCGTGCCTGACTGCCGATCCGCAATCGGCCAACTTCGTCACGATCGTTCCGCGCGAACCGCGGCTGCTGCCGCCGGTGATTGCGCTCGACCGCACGGCCGACAAGTGCCCTAAGAAGGTGCGCGATGCGGCAGTCGAGAGCGAACTGATGACGCTCATCAACCAGATCGAAGCGCACGCCGGCAAGCGCGCGATCCTCAAAGTCTCGCGCAGATTCGAGGATCGCTATCACCTCGCCGGAAGGCTCGATCGCAGCCTGTGGGTCGTCGGCACGCGGTTCCAGCCGACATACGCCGGGCGTCCCTGGCTGCTGTGGACGGCAAACGGGCGCCTCGAAACCCCCGCTGCGGGCGAACCGATTCGCTGGGTAGTGGTGCAGCCGTGA
- a CDS encoding UPF0262 family protein: MSEFKPSWRIAHISLDEDTILWRNADVEQERRVAIYDLIEENAFKPIRSVEAGHDGPYNLALSVPDGRLAMAIATEAGEPLETLVLGLARFRRPIREYFAICDSYYQAIRKATAQEIETIDMARRAIHNDAAELLIERLEGKVETDHATARRLFTLICVLHIKG; encoded by the coding sequence ATGTCCGAATTCAAGCCCTCCTGGCGTATCGCCCACATCTCGCTCGACGAGGACACGATCCTGTGGCGCAACGCCGATGTCGAGCAGGAACGGCGGGTCGCGATCTACGACCTGATCGAGGAAAACGCGTTCAAGCCCATCCGTTCGGTGGAGGCGGGGCACGACGGGCCATACAACCTGGCACTGTCGGTGCCCGACGGGAGGCTGGCGATGGCGATCGCAACGGAAGCTGGCGAGCCGCTCGAGACGCTGGTGCTCGGCCTTGCACGGTTTCGCCGCCCGATCCGCGAGTATTTCGCGATCTGCGACAGTTATTACCAGGCAATCCGCAAGGCGACCGCGCAGGAAATCGAGACCATCGACATGGCGCGCCGGGCGATCCACAACGATGCCGCAGAGCTGTTGATCGAACGGCTGGAGGGCAAGGTCGAGACCGACCATGCGACCGCGCGGAGGCTGTTCACGCTGATCTGCGTGCTCCATATCAAGGGCTGA
- a CDS encoding replicative DNA helicase, translating into MPDQNLLTRPDHTAATSPAIRALPANIEAEAAFLGAILIDNRVLEELATPLHASHFFEPVHQRVFERIVALLDRNAVVTPVTLKPYFEADEALKELGGITYLARLTADGQGLLAPRELAEQIYDLALLRELVTVGRNLVEGALDTSESVAPLEQIENAEAALFQVAEGASSQNEASSFGQATTKALGQIEKAISSGGHIAGKTTGFTSINDKIGGLHDSDLVILAGRPGMGKTSLATNIAFNCASRLLRDRSDGIDEKASVGAGVAFFSLEMSADQLATRILAEVAEISSEALRMGKLSRDEFQQLSFASQKLADLPLYIDDTPALSIAALRTRARRLKRRHDIGLIVVDYLQLLQGSGRANDNRVNEISEISRGLKTLAKELEVPVVALSQLSRAVEQRDDKRPMLSDLRESGSIEQDADMVWFVFREDYYIAAKEPKVPQAEDDASVHDAHASWASEMERVHGIAELIVAKQRHGATGKVRLKFEAKYTKFSDLAQDDRRYGYD; encoded by the coding sequence ATGCCCGACCAGAACCTGCTCACGCGCCCAGACCACACCGCCGCCACCAGCCCGGCGATTCGCGCGTTGCCTGCCAATATCGAGGCCGAGGCGGCCTTTCTCGGGGCAATCCTGATCGACAACCGCGTGCTGGAAGAGCTGGCGACCCCGCTCCACGCATCCCATTTCTTCGAACCCGTCCACCAGCGCGTGTTCGAACGTATCGTCGCGCTGCTCGATCGCAATGCAGTGGTCACGCCGGTGACGCTCAAGCCCTATTTCGAGGCCGACGAAGCGCTCAAGGAACTCGGCGGGATCACCTATCTCGCGCGCCTGACCGCCGACGGGCAGGGGCTGCTCGCCCCGCGCGAACTGGCCGAACAGATCTACGACCTCGCGTTGCTGCGCGAACTGGTGACGGTCGGTCGCAACCTCGTGGAAGGCGCGCTCGATACCAGCGAATCGGTCGCTCCGCTCGAGCAGATCGAGAACGCGGAGGCCGCGCTGTTCCAGGTGGCCGAAGGCGCATCGAGCCAGAACGAGGCATCAAGCTTTGGCCAGGCGACCACCAAGGCGCTGGGGCAGATCGAAAAGGCGATCAGCTCGGGCGGCCACATCGCCGGCAAGACCACCGGCTTTACCTCGATCAACGACAAGATCGGCGGCCTGCACGATTCCGACCTGGTGATCCTCGCCGGGCGCCCGGGCATGGGCAAGACCTCGCTGGCAACCAACATCGCGTTCAACTGCGCCAGCCGCCTGCTGCGCGACCGGTCGGACGGGATAGACGAGAAGGCCTCGGTCGGCGCGGGCGTCGCCTTTTTCAGCCTCGAAATGAGCGCAGACCAGCTCGCTACCCGCATCCTTGCAGAAGTCGCGGAGATTTCCAGCGAAGCGCTGCGCATGGGCAAGCTGAGCCGCGACGAGTTCCAGCAACTCAGCTTCGCCAGCCAGAAGCTCGCCGACCTGCCGCTCTACATCGACGACACCCCGGCGCTGTCGATCGCCGCGCTGCGCACCCGCGCCCGCCGCTTGAAGCGACGCCACGACATCGGTCTGATCGTGGTCGACTACCTGCAATTGCTGCAAGGATCGGGTCGCGCAAACGACAACCGGGTGAACGAGATTTCGGAAATCAGCCGCGGCCTCAAGACGCTGGCGAAAGAGCTCGAGGTACCTGTGGTAGCGCTGTCGCAGCTCAGCCGCGCGGTCGAACAGCGCGACGACAAGCGCCCGATGCTGTCCGACCTGCGCGAATCCGGCTCGATCGAGCAGGACGCTGACATGGTATGGTTCGTCTTCCGCGAGGACTATTACATCGCCGCGAAAGAACCCAAGGTCCCGCAGGCCGAAGACGATGCCAGCGTCCACGATGCCCACGCATCATGGGCAAGCGAAATGGAACGGGTGCACGGGATTGCCGAACTGATCGTCGCCAAGCAACGTCACGGCGCGACCGGCAAGGTCCGCCTGAAGTTCGAGGCGAAGTATACCAAGTTCTCCGACCTTGCGCAGGACGATCGGCGCTACGGCTACGACTGA
- a CDS encoding phospholipase D-like domain-containing protein — MEGTSNPIGVRAASASYHAERSFAVSAKGQDLVFHPGGPERREALISLIDSAEERLRLCFYIFAKDASGQAVRDALVAAARRGVDVQLIVDGFGADAGPRFFAPLVEAGGRFFEFSPRWGQRYLIRNHQKIAIADGREAMLGGFNIEDDYFASAADDGWNDLGVTVRGPVVADLSRWFGELKKWVASPSGNWLAIRRMVREWQPGSGAVSVVIGGPTRMLSTWARHVARDMVEADRLDMVMAYFSPPYWLMRRIGHVARRGEVRLVLAGKSDNGATIGAARSLYNYLLKRRARIWEFTACKLHEKLIVVGDVTYVGSANFDMRSLYLNLEIMLRIEDPALAERMREHIAFHRSGSEEITPSLHKRRANVFSRVRWWLAWFLVTVVDYTVTRRLDLGE, encoded by the coding sequence ATGGAGGGAACCAGCAACCCGATTGGCGTGCGCGCCGCGTCCGCTTCCTATCACGCGGAGCGATCGTTTGCGGTCTCCGCGAAGGGGCAGGACCTGGTCTTTCACCCCGGCGGACCCGAGCGGCGCGAGGCATTGATATCGCTGATCGATTCGGCTGAAGAGCGCTTGCGGCTGTGCTTCTACATCTTTGCGAAGGATGCTTCGGGGCAGGCGGTACGCGACGCATTGGTCGCAGCGGCGCGGCGCGGGGTCGACGTGCAGCTGATCGTCGACGGATTCGGCGCGGACGCCGGCCCGCGCTTCTTCGCACCACTGGTGGAGGCAGGTGGGCGGTTCTTCGAGTTTTCGCCGCGATGGGGCCAGCGCTACCTTATCCGCAACCACCAGAAGATCGCAATCGCCGACGGGCGGGAAGCCATGCTCGGCGGGTTCAATATCGAAGACGACTATTTCGCGTCGGCCGCCGATGACGGGTGGAACGACCTTGGAGTGACTGTGCGCGGCCCGGTCGTCGCCGACCTTTCGCGCTGGTTCGGCGAGCTGAAAAAATGGGTCGCCAGCCCGAGCGGAAACTGGCTCGCCATCCGTCGCATGGTGCGTGAGTGGCAGCCCGGGTCCGGCGCGGTCAGCGTGGTGATCGGTGGACCCACGCGCATGCTGTCCACCTGGGCCCGCCATGTCGCGCGCGACATGGTTGAAGCGGATCGTCTCGACATGGTGATGGCCTATTTCTCGCCGCCTTACTGGCTGATGCGGCGGATCGGGCACGTCGCCCGTCGCGGCGAAGTGCGACTGGTGCTGGCCGGCAAGAGCGACAACGGCGCGACCATCGGTGCAGCCAGATCGCTCTACAACTACCTGCTCAAGCGGCGCGCGCGGATCTGGGAATTCACAGCGTGCAAGCTGCACGAAAAGCTGATCGTGGTCGGCGATGTGACCTATGTCGGGAGTGCCAATTTCGACATGCGCAGTCTCTATCTCAATCTCGAGATCATGCTGCGGATCGAGGATCCCGCCCTGGCCGAGCGGATGCGCGAGCATATCGCATTCCACCGCTCCGGTTCGGAAGAAATCACGCCATCGCTCCATAAACGCCGGGCCAATGTGTTCAGCCGCGTGCGCTGGTGGCTGGCGTGGTTCCTCGTGACCGTAGTCGATTACACGGTTACCCGGCGGCTCGACCTGGGGGAATAG
- the rpoZ gene encoding DNA-directed RNA polymerase subunit omega: protein MARVTVEDCVDKIPNRFDLVLLAAQRAREISGGAELTIERDRDKNPVVALREIAEESIKPKELHESVVLGLQKILPDDEDEADEVGSLSQSAEALRITAAAPTRTTNVASDYDG from the coding sequence ATGGCGCGCGTTACCGTCGAAGATTGCGTCGACAAGATCCCCAACCGTTTCGACCTCGTGTTGCTGGCTGCCCAGCGTGCGCGCGAGATTTCGGGCGGAGCGGAGCTGACCATCGAGCGCGACCGCGACAAGAACCCGGTTGTCGCCCTGCGCGAGATCGCCGAAGAATCGATCAAGCCCAAGGAACTGCACGAATCGGTCGTTCTCGGCCTGCAGAAGATCCTGCCCGACGACGAAGACGAAGCGGACGAGGTCGGCTCGCTCAGCCAGTCGGCCGAAGCGCTGCGGATCACCGCTGCCGCTCCGACCCGCACGACCAACGTCGCCTCGGACTACGACGGCTGA
- a CDS encoding ParA family protein, with protein MAVIAVYSVKGGVGKTTLAANLAWCSAAISCRKTLLWDLDAAGGAGFLLGLDPKPKRRADAVISAEKDPAKLIRKTAVGNLDLLPADESIRALEVQLLSLGKRKRIAKLAAGLGKTYDRIVIDCPPILGETSAQVMRAADLVIVPLPPSPLSARAFGLVAEEVAAHARPHPPILPVLSMLDMRKTLHKDAREEHRGWPAIPYASAAEQCAVRRQPVGAFAPNAPVARAYSKLWTAIERKLASK; from the coding sequence ATGGCGGTAATTGCAGTCTACAGCGTGAAAGGCGGGGTCGGTAAGACAACCCTCGCGGCGAACCTTGCGTGGTGTTCGGCGGCGATTTCGTGCCGCAAGACCTTGTTGTGGGATCTCGACGCGGCGGGCGGCGCGGGCTTCCTGCTCGGCCTCGATCCCAAGCCCAAGAGACGCGCCGACGCGGTCATCTCCGCCGAAAAGGACCCGGCCAAGCTGATCCGCAAGACCGCTGTCGGCAACCTCGACCTGCTGCCCGCCGACGAATCGATCCGCGCGCTTGAAGTACAGCTGCTCTCGCTGGGCAAGCGCAAGCGGATCGCCAAGCTCGCCGCTGGTCTTGGCAAGACATACGACCGGATTGTGATCGACTGCCCACCGATCCTCGGCGAGACGAGCGCGCAGGTCATGCGTGCGGCGGACTTGGTGATCGTGCCGCTACCTCCCTCGCCGCTTTCCGCGCGTGCGTTTGGCCTGGTGGCAGAGGAAGTCGCTGCCCACGCCAGGCCGCACCCGCCGATCCTGCCGGTGTTGTCGATGCTCGACATGCGCAAGACGCTGCACAAGGATGCCCGGGAAGAGCATCGCGGATGGCCCGCGATCCCTTATGCCAGCGCAGCCGAACAATGCGCGGTACGGCGCCAACCGGTGGGGGCGTTTGCACCCAACGCGCCGGTCGCGCGCGCCTATTCCAAGTTGTGGACCGCAATCGAGCGCAAGCTGGCGAGCAAATAG
- a CDS encoding DUF3667 domain-containing protein has protein sequence MTGDFGEVAEGIGSAVTGAAAARAVEPAAGEGKPGAGRHTCHNCGTELVGPHCHNCGQSAHLHQSLAAIGHDLVHGVLHLDGKFWRTLPMLAFRPGQLSRRYIDGQRARFVSPMAIFLFSVFLMFAVFQLVGITAPTEINNSNDIAKPLSTLQQQVVTERDAARAKLDAMKPSDPGYTKAKEDLGQLDQAVSTFGKVKVPVAGKSATFSIDNPGFAWLEKVVDKWRSNPSLMLYKLQSNGYKFSWLLIVLSTPFVWLLFAWKRRFHAYDHAVFVTYSLAFMSLLFIALSLLSAAGLGSGWVFLALAVIPPIHIYKQLRGTYELTRFSAAWRLVVLSAFIVVVLLLFLQVLILIGAF, from the coding sequence ATGACGGGGGATTTCGGTGAAGTGGCCGAGGGTATCGGCAGCGCAGTGACCGGGGCCGCTGCGGCGCGTGCAGTCGAACCGGCAGCGGGCGAAGGCAAGCCGGGCGCGGGACGACACACGTGCCACAATTGCGGCACCGAACTGGTCGGTCCGCATTGCCACAATTGTGGCCAGAGCGCGCACCTTCACCAGTCGCTCGCCGCGATCGGACACGACCTCGTCCACGGGGTGCTGCACCTCGACGGAAAGTTCTGGCGGACCTTGCCGATGCTGGCATTCCGGCCGGGCCAGCTCTCGCGCCGCTACATCGACGGCCAGCGCGCGCGTTTCGTCTCGCCTATGGCGATATTCCTGTTCAGCGTCTTCCTGATGTTCGCAGTGTTCCAGCTGGTCGGGATCACCGCTCCGACCGAGATCAATAACTCCAACGACATCGCCAAGCCGCTCTCGACGCTGCAACAGCAGGTGGTAACCGAGCGCGACGCTGCGCGGGCGAAGCTCGACGCGATGAAGCCGTCCGATCCCGGCTATACCAAGGCGAAGGAAGATCTCGGCCAGCTCGACCAGGCAGTGTCGACGTTCGGCAAGGTGAAAGTCCCCGTGGCAGGCAAATCGGCGACCTTCTCGATCGACAATCCCGGCTTCGCCTGGCTGGAGAAGGTGGTCGACAAGTGGCGCTCGAACCCGAGCCTGATGCTCTACAAGCTGCAATCGAACGGATACAAGTTCAGCTGGCTGCTAATCGTGCTGTCGACCCCCTTCGTGTGGCTGCTGTTCGCGTGGAAACGCCGCTTCCATGCCTACGACCACGCCGTATTCGTAACCTATTCGCTGGCGTTCATGTCGCTGCTTTTCATCGCGCTTTCACTGCTGTCGGCGGCGGGGCTGGGAAGCGGCTGGGTGTTCCTCGCACTCGCGGTTATCCCGCCGATCCATATCTACAAGCAGCTGCGCGGCACTTACGAACTGACGCGTTTCTCGGCGGCGTGGCGCCTGGTAGTGCTCAGCGCGTTCATCGTGGTCGTGCTGCTGCTGTTCCTGCAGGTGCTGATCCTGATCGGAGCATTCTGA